The Elaeis guineensis isolate ETL-2024a chromosome 14, EG11, whole genome shotgun sequence genome has a segment encoding these proteins:
- the LOC105057718 gene encoding probable feruloyl esterase A isoform X1, with the protein MFSLSSPSPTPVDTKQLADNSGHFGHSSKQLLLFIYVMERWRWLKVVALIFLLSFSEGRELRIKHEDYTHIYNHTLAKILVEYASAVYMSDLTALFTWTCARCNDMTTGFEMIELIVDIQNCLQAFVGVAHDLNSIIIAFRGTQENSIQNWIQDLFWKQLDLNYPDTPDAMVHHGFYSAYHNTTIRPGIISAVQRTRELYGDILIMVTGHSMGGAMASFCALDLTVYYGIHNIQLMTFGQPRIGNVAFASYFHKHVPHAIRVTNGHDMVPHLPPYYYYFPQKTYHHFAREVWLHNIGLGSLVYMIEKVCDGSGEDPTCSRSVSGSSISDHLLYYGVELQADTWGSCGIIMNNGTVKDNSIVRFETDLAGNIVLSKDPAAPSILKPSSQIDKGSSSF; encoded by the exons ATGTTTTCCCTCTCAAGCCCATCCCCAACGCCGGTCGACACCAAACAGTTAGCCGACAACTCGGGGCATTTCGGGCATTCCAGCAAACAGTTGCTCCTTTTCATTTAT GTAATGGAACGTTGGCGATGGCTAAAGGTGGTGGCTTTGATCTTCTTACTTTCATTTTCGGAAGGGAGAG AACTTAGGATCAAGCATGAGGATTACACTCATATTTATAACCATACTCTTGCCAAGATACTTGTGGAGTATGCTTCTGCT GTATACATGTCAGATCTAACTGCCCTGTTTACTTGGACGTGCGCAAGGTGTAATGATATGACCACG GGGTTTGAGATGATAGAGCTGATTGTTGATATCCAAAACTGCTTACAG GCTTTTGTTGGTGTTGCTCATGATCTTAATTCTATCATAATTGCATTCAGAGGAACTCAAGAGAACAG cattcagaATTGGATCCAAGACCTGTTCTGGAAGCAGCTTGATTTGAACTACCCAGACACACCTGATGCAATG GTGCACCATGGATTTTATTCTGCTTACCATAACACAACAATACGTCCTGGGATTATAAGTGCTGTCCAAAGGACTAGGGAGCTATATGGAGATATTCTCATAATGGTTACAGGGCATTCAATGGGAGGGGCTATGGCTTCCTTCTGTGCACTTGATCTTACT GTCTATTATGGAATACACAATATTCAACTTATGACATTTGGACAACCTCGTATTGGAAATGTGGCTTTTGCGTCGTACTTCCACAAGCATGTACCGCATGCAATTCGGGTTACCAATGGGCATGACATGGTTCCACATTTACCTCCATACTATTATTATTTTCCCCAAAAGACATACCATCACTTTGCCAGAGAG GTATGGCTGCACAATATTGGATTAGGTAGTCTTGTATACATGATTGAGAAGGTTTGTGATGGTTCTGGTGAAGATCCAACCTGTAGCAG GTCTGTGAGCGGAAGCAGCATTTCAGATCATCTATTGTATTATGGTGTCGAGTTACAGGCTGATACGTGGGGCTCTTGTGGAATCATAATGAATAATGGTACTGTGAAGGACAACAGTATTGTACGCTTCGAAACAGACCTTGCTGGAAATATTGTGTTGTCAAAGGATCCAGCTGCTCCATCAATTCTAAAGCCAAGTTCTCAAATAGATAAAGGTAGCAGTTCTTTTTAG
- the LOC105057718 gene encoding probable feruloyl esterase A isoform X2, giving the protein MERWRWLKVVALIFLLSFSEGRELRIKHEDYTHIYNHTLAKILVEYASAVYMSDLTALFTWTCARCNDMTTGFEMIELIVDIQNCLQAFVGVAHDLNSIIIAFRGTQENSIQNWIQDLFWKQLDLNYPDTPDAMVHHGFYSAYHNTTIRPGIISAVQRTRELYGDILIMVTGHSMGGAMASFCALDLTVYYGIHNIQLMTFGQPRIGNVAFASYFHKHVPHAIRVTNGHDMVPHLPPYYYYFPQKTYHHFAREVWLHNIGLGSLVYMIEKVCDGSGEDPTCSRSVSGSSISDHLLYYGVELQADTWGSCGIIMNNGTVKDNSIVRFETDLAGNIVLSKDPAAPSILKPSSQIDKGSSSF; this is encoded by the exons ATGGAACGTTGGCGATGGCTAAAGGTGGTGGCTTTGATCTTCTTACTTTCATTTTCGGAAGGGAGAG AACTTAGGATCAAGCATGAGGATTACACTCATATTTATAACCATACTCTTGCCAAGATACTTGTGGAGTATGCTTCTGCT GTATACATGTCAGATCTAACTGCCCTGTTTACTTGGACGTGCGCAAGGTGTAATGATATGACCACG GGGTTTGAGATGATAGAGCTGATTGTTGATATCCAAAACTGCTTACAG GCTTTTGTTGGTGTTGCTCATGATCTTAATTCTATCATAATTGCATTCAGAGGAACTCAAGAGAACAG cattcagaATTGGATCCAAGACCTGTTCTGGAAGCAGCTTGATTTGAACTACCCAGACACACCTGATGCAATG GTGCACCATGGATTTTATTCTGCTTACCATAACACAACAATACGTCCTGGGATTATAAGTGCTGTCCAAAGGACTAGGGAGCTATATGGAGATATTCTCATAATGGTTACAGGGCATTCAATGGGAGGGGCTATGGCTTCCTTCTGTGCACTTGATCTTACT GTCTATTATGGAATACACAATATTCAACTTATGACATTTGGACAACCTCGTATTGGAAATGTGGCTTTTGCGTCGTACTTCCACAAGCATGTACCGCATGCAATTCGGGTTACCAATGGGCATGACATGGTTCCACATTTACCTCCATACTATTATTATTTTCCCCAAAAGACATACCATCACTTTGCCAGAGAG GTATGGCTGCACAATATTGGATTAGGTAGTCTTGTATACATGATTGAGAAGGTTTGTGATGGTTCTGGTGAAGATCCAACCTGTAGCAG GTCTGTGAGCGGAAGCAGCATTTCAGATCATCTATTGTATTATGGTGTCGAGTTACAGGCTGATACGTGGGGCTCTTGTGGAATCATAATGAATAATGGTACTGTGAAGGACAACAGTATTGTACGCTTCGAAACAGACCTTGCTGGAAATATTGTGTTGTCAAAGGATCCAGCTGCTCCATCAATTCTAAAGCCAAGTTCTCAAATAGATAAAGGTAGCAGTTCTTTTTAG